The following coding sequences lie in one Apium graveolens cultivar Ventura chromosome 3, ASM990537v1, whole genome shotgun sequence genomic window:
- the LOC141710518 gene encoding pumilio homolog 12-like: MEFYKDDPYENSTLYGSTNFVSNNNTYTQTMLPGYQTSMLQNPFYLSDQTLESAFSCLNLSPEKFPATPFAPVSGEQLRRQNPSSGFNDGVSLQSLRFQEGQMGSGVGPRNLVLGPQGFCVNTAPVVSPGLFGDRNLAGGSHQLDFLMSKKQSVPHYVDVGGVDDWLPQVRSSLSLNDVWGSIVNLAKDQHFSKILQKKFLDPSPQQVEMILSEIIDSIDDLMKNQFGNNFVKKLIGSCNEDQRTMIILSVTKSVFQFISVCCNPHGTRGIQTLMEHVSSPHQVSLLVAAISPSAAILARDTNGHHVIQHCLNHFSNEYNLYILNNIASNCFEVATNKTGCCVMQLCVEKSLGRPRQVLVSEIIATAVHLAEHPFGNYVLQHLLGLKESDVTGGIVRQLQGSFVSISCNKYGSNVVEKCLIEASGEQCTRIITEFVRSPNASMMLLDPFGNFVIQSALSVTKGYARNILLQLVRAKVPVMRSNLYGRKILTWLEKRKLA, encoded by the exons ATGGAGTTTTATAAAGATGACCCTTATGAGAACTCTACATTATATGGTAGTACTAATTTTGTGTCTAATAATAATACATACACACAAACTATGCTTCCTGGTTATCAGACAAGTATGTTGCAAAACCCCTTTTACTTGTCTGATCAAACCCTAGAATCTGCTTTTTCTTGTCTTAATCTCTCGCCGGAGAAATTTCCGGCGACCCCTTTTGCTCCGGTCTCCGGCGAGCAACTGAGGAGACAAAACCCAAGTAGTGGTTTTAATGATGGTGTGAGTTTGCAGAGTTTAAGGTTTCAAGAAGGCCAAATGGGTTCTGGGGTGGGCCCACGAAATCTGGTCTTGGGCCCACAAGGGTTTTGTGTGAACACCGCTCCGGTGGTTTCTCCGGGTTTGTTTGGTGACCGGAACTTGGCTGGTGGGTCCCACCAGTTGGATTTCTTGATGAGCAAGAAACAAAGTGTGCCACATTATGTTGATGTTGGTGGGGTAGATGATTGGTTGCCTCAAGTGAGGAGTTCTTTGAGTTTAAATGATGTATGGGGCTCTATTGTTAATTTAGCTAAGGACCAACATTTTTCGaaaattttgcaaaaaaaatttCTGGACCCTAGCCCTCAACAAGTTGAAATGATTTTATCGGAGATAATTGATTCTATTGATGATTTGATGAAAAATCAATTTGGTAATAATTTTGTTAAGAAGCTCATTGGTTCTTGTAATGAAGATCAGAGGACTATGATTATTCTCTCTGTTACCAAGAGTGTGTTTCAGTTTATTTCGGTCTGTTGTAATCCACACGG GACTCGTGGTATACAAACATTGATGGAACATGTTAGTTCTCCCCATCAGGTTTCGTTGCTAGTGGCAGCTATAAGCCCGAGTGCTGCGATATTGGCTAGGGACACCAATGGTCATCATGTGATCCAGCATTGCTTGAATCATTTTTCAAATGAATACAACTTG TACATCCTCAATAACATAGCATCAAACTGTTTTGAAGTCGCTACAAACAAAACTGGATGTTGTGTGATGCAGTTATGTGTGGAGAAGTCTTTGGGAAGACCTAGACAAGTTCTAGTTTCTGAAATCATAGCTACTGCAGTGCACCTGGCAGAACATCCTTTTGG CAATTATGTCCTCCAACATTTACTGGGTTTAAAGGAATCAGATGTCACTGGCGGTATTGTGAGACAACTTCAAGGAAGTTTTGTGTCCATCTCCTGTAATAAATATGGGAGCAACGTTGTTGAGAAATGTCTTATTGAAGCTAGCGGAGAGCAATGCACAAGAATTATAACGGAGTTCGTTAGAAGTCCTAATGCTTCCATGATGTTGCTGGATCCATTTGGGAACTTCGTCATCCAGTCAGCACTATCTGTTACTAAG GGCTATGCACGCAACATTCTGCTCCAACTAGTTCGAGCAAAAGTACCTGTAATGAGGAGCAATCTCTATGGGAGGAAGATTCTTACCTGGCTTGAGAAACGAAAATTGGCTTAG